DNA sequence from the Pirellulales bacterium genome:
CGACAAGCTGACCTACGCCGGCAACCTCGATTCGCTGGCCGGCGCGCTCGACGATCCGTTGCACGTGTTCGTCCACGGCGACATTTGCGATCGCGCGCTGGTCGACCGGCTGCTCGACGAGCATCAGCCGCAAGCGATCGTCAACTTCGCCGCCGAATCGCACGTCGATCGGTCGATCGACGGACCCGAGGCGTTCGTCAAGACCAACGTCGGCGGCACCTTCACCCTGCTCGAGGCCGCCCGCGGCTATTGGAAGGCGCTGGCCGACGGCCCGCGCGACGAGTTCCGCTTCTTGCACGTCTCGACCGACGAGGTCTACGGTTCGCTGGGGGCCACGGGGGCGTTCGTGGAAACGACTCCCTATGCCCCAAATTCGCCGTATTCGGCCTCGAAGGCGGCCGCCGACCACTTCGTCCGTGCTTATCACCACACCTACGGCATGCCCACGCTCACGACGAATTGTTCGAACAACTACGGCCCCTATCAGTTCCCTGAAAAACTGATCCCGTTGATGATCCTCAACGCGCTCGACGGCAAACCGTTGCCGGTCTACGGCGACGGGCTCAACATCCGCGATTGGCTGTACGTCGAGGATCACTGCCGGGCCATCCAGACCGTGCTCGACCGCGGGCAGCCCGGCGAGGTCTACAACATCGGCGGCAACTCGGAACGTACCAATCTCGACGTCGTCCATACCATCTGCGACATCGTCGATCGCTTGCGCCCGGGACTGAAACACGCGCCTTGCCGTTCGTTGATCACGCGTGTCAAGGATCGCCCCGGCCACGACCGGCGCTATGCCATCGACGCCTCGAAGATCAAGACGCAGTTGGGCTGGGAGCCGCAGGAAACCTTCGCCACGGGCATCGAACACACGGTCCGCTGGTATCTCGAAAACCCCACCTGGGTCGAGCGCGTCACCTCGGGCAAGTACCAGCGCGAGCGTCTCGGCCTGGCCGTGTCTTGAACTCTTCCTTCGTCGAAAGAACTCGCCGCATGTCGCCCGAATCGACCGCACCGACGCCGCGTTGCAAGAAGGGGATCGTGCTCGCCGGCGGGTCGGGCACGCGCCTGCACCCGATCACGCGCAGCGTGAGCAAGCAATTGCTGCCCATTTACGACAAGCCGATGGTGTACTATCCGCTGTCGACCCTGATGCTGGCTGGCATTCGCGACGTGCTTCTGATCTCCACGCCAGAAGACATCGGCAGCTTCGAACGCCTGCTCGGCGACGGCCATCAGCTGGGCATCTCGATTCGGTATTGCGTGCAGGCGCGCCCCGAGGGGCTCGCCCAGGCATTCATCCTGGGCCGCGATTTCGTGGGCCGCGACCACTCGGCGCTGGTCCTGGGCGACAACATCTTCTACGGCCAGGGCTTTCAGAAGATGCTCGCCAATGCCGCGTCGCAGGACGTCGGCGCCACGGTCTTCGCCTATGCCGTGAAGGACCCGCAGCGCTATGGCGTCGTCGAGATGGGCCCCGACGGCAAGGCTTTGTCGCTGGCCGAAAAACCCAAAGAGCCGAAGTCGAACCTGGCCGTGACGGGCCTGTACTTCTACGACAACCAGGTGCTCGACATCGCGGCGAATCTCCAGCCGTCGGCCCGCGGCGAGTTGGAGATTACCGACGTCAACAAGGAATACCTCCGCCGCGGACAGTTGCGCGTCGAGCGCTTCACCCGGGGTTTCGCCTGGCTCGATACCGGCACGCCCGAATCGCTGCTCCAGGCCGCGAACTTCATCGAGGCGATCGAGGCCCGGCAAGGGCTCAAGGTCGCGTGCCTCGAGGAGATCGCGCTGCACAAGGGCTTCATCACGGCCGACCAACTCGAAAAGCTCGCGACGACGATGAAGAACACCTACGGCCAGTACCTGCTGGAAATCCTGGCCCGTCCCGAGTTGGGCGGCTGAGCGTCGTGCCCTTCCAGCCGCAGAGCTTGCCCGGTTTGCCCGACCGGCGGCCGGCCGCAAGGCCGTGGCCCGGATCGTTCAAGCCGATGCGAATCTGCACTCGATAACCCGTGCTGGTGGTGCCGTTTTCTCGCGCCAGGCTGCGCGACTTTGCCCCTGGCCGGCGCCGTCACGTTTTCACGGGTTGGCCCATGTGCAGACGCCTGTTCGGCTCGGCGGCGCTGACCGTGGCACTGGCGCTGTCGCCCGCTATGGCGCGGGCCCAGGTCATTGGCACAGGCCCATCGATCCGGCCTTCGCGAATCACGTTCCCCGAGTTGCATTTCGAACAGATCCGCTCGCAGCGACTCCAGATTCAGCCGCTGCAGTTCTCGCAGCTGGACGTGCCACCGATCCAACTGCCTTCGCTGCAACAGCCCGATTTGACGTTCGCGCCACTGGTGGTGCCGCGGCTGACGCGGGACCCGGTCCCTACGATTGGGGCCCCCGCCGGCTCGTTGTTCCTCGGACGGCTGACGACTCCCACTCGGCGCCCCGCTGCGCCGCCGCCTGCTCCGGCAGCGACTTTCGAAGGCTTTCGCCCCCGCACGAGCAGCCGCGCAATGGATACCGATCGGACGATGGCGGCCCCTTCAATGTCGCGCCCAAGCGATGAGCCGAGCACCAAGCTATCACGGCGTAAGCCTTTAGGCTGGTAGCCGCAACGCATGTCGCGATGGGCACTGCGCCATCCCGGTGCGAGCCACGTCACATGACGAGGGCTTTTCGCGCTGTCTAGAGGGAGGACGGCACCGCCAGCAGCGCCCGAATTGACCCTTTGTGCGCGGCTGTGGTAGCCTGCCCGACTTGGTTTTTCGATGATCTGGCCTGCCTGGGCAGCTCGCCCGGGCAACCGCCTTGGCCATCGGATGGCAAGGCCCCGCCGCACCGCATCCCCCACCTCCCGCAGCCGCGATGAAGTACGCCGCTATTGGCCCGATCGCCCGGCACCTGCCCGAACGGGTCGAGACGAACTCTGAACTGGCCGATCTGTTCCCCGGCTGGGACATGGCCGAAATCGAGGCCAAGACGGGCGTGCGTCAGCGTCATATTGCTGCCCCCGGCGAATGCGCCTCGGACCTGGCGGTGCGGGCGGCCCAACGGCTGTTTCGAGATCACAATATCGACCCCGCGTCGATCGATTTCGTGCTCCTCTGCACGCAAACGCCCGACTACCCGCTGCCCACGACGGCCTGCTTGATTCAAGACCGGTTGGGCCTCCCCAAGCGGTGCGGGGCGCTCGATTTCAATCTCGGCTGTTCGGGGTTCGTGTACGGCGTCTCGCTGGCCGACGGGCTGATTCGCTGCGGTGCCGCGCGGCGCGTGCTGCTGCTCACGGCCGAGACCTACTCGAAGTACATTCATCCGGAAGATCGTTCGCTGCGCACCATCTTCGGCGACGCCGCTTGTGCCACGCTGATCGACGCGGCCGACGAGCCCTGCCTGTCGGGCTTTGTGTTCGGTACCGACGGCAGCGGCGGCGACATGTTGCTGGTCGGTTGCGGAGGGGCAAGGCCCGCGCCCGACGCGATCAAGCCGCGGCACCGCAAGCGCTGGGCCAGCGACCTCTACATGGACGGGCCCGAACTGCTGAATTTTACGCTCGATTCGATTCCCGGAACTATCGACGAAGTACTACAGCGCGCCGGCTGGCGCCACGAGGAGATCGACTTCTACCTGATGCACCAGGCCACGCGGTTGCTGCTCGAAGGGCTGCAAGGACTGCTGAAGGTCGACCAGACGCGGTTGCCCATTTTGCTCAGCGAGTACGGCAACACGGTCTCTTCCACCGTCCCCTTGCTGATCTACGACTTGCGCTGCGCCGGAAAATTGCGGCGGAACATGAAAAACCTCCTCGTGGGGTTCGGCGTGGGGCTTTCCTGGGGTGGCTGTGCATGGCGCGAGACGTGGGGCGGCTAGTTGCACGTCGTCCCCTGGTTTTGGTTGTGTGCCGGCTCGCGGCGGCGGTAGCATAGTTTCGACGTCTCGCCCCCCGCGAAATCGCCCCAGGCCCGGCACGTTCATGATCGGCCCCGGTCGCCTCGTTCGCCGCTTTGTTCTGGCTGCCGCGTTGGTACGGCCGCTTGCGGCCATGGGCGACGAACTCGACTATGCCCGCGAGATCCAACCGATCCTGCTCCAGCATTGCGTTGCGTGCCACGGGGCGGACGAGCAGAACGGTAGCTTGAGGCTCGACACGGCGACCGGACTGGCGGCAGGCGGCAGCAGCGGTCCGGCGATTGTCGCCCAACGACCCGAGGCCAGCCGCCTGTACCTGGCCATCACGCATCAGGGCGACGCGACTCCGATGCCGCCCGAGGACCAGCCGCCGCTTGCGCCCGAAGAGATCGAGCGCATTCGCCAGTGGATCGCCGCCGGCGCCGTCCTGCCCGAGGGAGCCGACGCCGAGAGCACCGCAGCCAATTCGCGTGCGCTGCACTGGGCATTTCAGCCGATTCGTCCGCGGCCGCTGCCCGCCGTCGCCGACGCGGCCTGGCCGCGAACGGGCATCGACGCGTTTGTCTTGGCCAGGCTCGAGCAAGCGCAAATCGCTCCCTCGCCACCGGCCGACGCGGCGACCTTGCTGCGGCGCGTGTACCTCGATCTCGTGGGCTTGCCGCCGACTGCCGACCAACTGGAAGAGTTCCTGACCGACACGCGGCCAGATGCCTACGAACGACTGGTCGAGCGGCTCCTGGCATCGCCGCACTACGGCGAGCGTTGGGGCCGGCATTGGCTCGACGCAGCGCGCTATGCCGACAGCGACGGCTACAATATCGATGCCCCGCGGTCGATCTGGAAGTACCGCGATTGGGTCATCGACGCGCTGAACCGCGATCTGCCGTTCGACCAATTCATCGTCGAGCAGTATGCCGGTGACCTGCTGCCCGGGGCGAATCCCGAGCAATGCACGGCCACCGGCTTTCATCGGAACACGCTGTTCAACGGCGAAGGCGGTACCGACCGCGAGCAGTTCCGCGTCGAGGCCGTGGTCGATCGCGTGGCGACGACCGGTACCGTGCTGCTGGGCCTCACGCTCGGCTGCGCGCGTTGCCACGATCACAAGTACGACCCCATCACACAGCGCGAGTTCTACGAACTGTTTGCCTACTTGAACCAGGACGACGAGCCGTTGCTCGAACTGCCCACGGCCGAGCAGGCCGGACAGCTGGCCGTGTTGCGTCCGCAAGTGGCCGACGTGCGCCGACAGCTCGACAAGCTCGACGCCGAGTTCGACGCCCGCCAAACGGCCTGGGAGGCGGCCCTGACGATGGAAGACAAAGGCCGCTTGCCGCAGAACGTCCGCGACATCATCTACAACCCGCCCGAAAAGCGCGATGAAGCCCAGCGCAAGGTCGTGGCCGATTACTACCGGCGTATGGACGACGCCTACCGCGGCCTGACCGACCAGTACGCGGCTTTGCTAGCCCAGCAGCCGGCCGTCCAGACGACGATGGTCCTGCGACAGCGTGCGGAGCCCCGCGTCACGCATGTTCACTTGCGCGGCGATTTCCTCCGCCCGGGGCGCGAAGTCGTCCCCGGCACGCCCGAGGTGCTCCCGCCGTCCCATCCGCTCGACCCGGCGCGTCCGACGCGGCTCGACTTGGCCCGCTGGCTGGTTGCGCCCGACAACCCGCTCACTCCTCGCGTGACCGTCAACCGCGTCTGGCAGCATTATTTCGGTACGGGTCTGGTCGAGACCGAGAACGATTTCGGCACCCAAGGCACGCCTCCCTCGCATCCCGAGCTGCTCGACTGGCTCGCGCACCAATGGATCGAGGCCGGCTGG
Encoded proteins:
- a CDS encoding ketoacyl-ACP synthase III, which translates into the protein MKYAAIGPIARHLPERVETNSELADLFPGWDMAEIEAKTGVRQRHIAAPGECASDLAVRAAQRLFRDHNIDPASIDFVLLCTQTPDYPLPTTACLIQDRLGLPKRCGALDFNLGCSGFVYGVSLADGLIRCGAARRVLLLTAETYSKYIHPEDRSLRTIFGDAACATLIDAADEPCLSGFVFGTDGSGGDMLLVGCGGARPAPDAIKPRHRKRWASDLYMDGPELLNFTLDSIPGTIDEVLQRAGWRHEEIDFYLMHQATRLLLEGLQGLLKVDQTRLPILLSEYGNTVSSTVPLLIYDLRCAGKLRRNMKNLLVGFGVGLSWGGCAWRETWGG
- the rfbA gene encoding glucose-1-phosphate thymidylyltransferase RfbA; translation: MSPESTAPTPRCKKGIVLAGGSGTRLHPITRSVSKQLLPIYDKPMVYYPLSTLMLAGIRDVLLISTPEDIGSFERLLGDGHQLGISIRYCVQARPEGLAQAFILGRDFVGRDHSALVLGDNIFYGQGFQKMLANAASQDVGATVFAYAVKDPQRYGVVEMGPDGKALSLAEKPKEPKSNLAVTGLYFYDNQVLDIAANLQPSARGELEITDVNKEYLRRGQLRVERFTRGFAWLDTGTPESLLQAANFIEAIEARQGLKVACLEEIALHKGFITADQLEKLATTMKNTYGQYLLEILARPELGG
- a CDS encoding PSD1 and planctomycete cytochrome C domain-containing protein, producing the protein MIGPGRLVRRFVLAAALVRPLAAMGDELDYAREIQPILLQHCVACHGADEQNGSLRLDTATGLAAGGSSGPAIVAQRPEASRLYLAITHQGDATPMPPEDQPPLAPEEIERIRQWIAAGAVLPEGADAESTAANSRALHWAFQPIRPRPLPAVADAAWPRTGIDAFVLARLEQAQIAPSPPADAATLLRRVYLDLVGLPPTADQLEEFLTDTRPDAYERLVERLLASPHYGERWGRHWLDAARYADSDGYNIDAPRSIWKYRDWVIDALNRDLPFDQFIVEQYAGDLLPGANPEQCTATGFHRNTLFNGEGGTDREQFRVEAVVDRVATTGTVLLGLTLGCARCHDHKYDPITQREFYELFAYLNQDDEPLLELPTAEQAGQLAVLRPQVADVRRQLDKLDAEFDARQTAWEAALTMEDKGRLPQNVRDIIYNPPEKRDEAQRKVVADYYRRMDDAYRGLTDQYAALLAQQPAVQTTMVLRQRAEPRVTHVHLRGDFLRPGREVVPGTPEVLPPSHPLDPARPTRLDLARWLVAPDNPLTPRVTVNRVWQHYFGTGLVETENDFGTQGTPPSHPELLDWLAHQWIEAGWSFKWLHRTIVCSATYRQSSHTRAELAETDPQNRLLARQARIRLDAETIRDCALAASGLLSPKLGGPSVFPHQPDGVMQLTQVSRAWEVSPGEDRYRRTLYTYLWRSTPHPLLKTFDAPDTTTACTRRPRSNTPLQALMLLNDAGMFEAAAALANRLQAAPSGSDEERIQLAFRWALARRPASAESARVVRLLEQERRAAAVDSALAAVEVPAAWTATDSQPAALGLSDAQQQAIERAAWTAVARVLLNLEEFITRE
- the rfbB gene encoding dTDP-glucose 4,6-dehydratase, coding for MRTILVTGGAGFIGSCFVRLAIARQDVQVVNLDKLTYAGNLDSLAGALDDPLHVFVHGDICDRALVDRLLDEHQPQAIVNFAAESHVDRSIDGPEAFVKTNVGGTFTLLEAARGYWKALADGPRDEFRFLHVSTDEVYGSLGATGAFVETTPYAPNSPYSASKAAADHFVRAYHHTYGMPTLTTNCSNNYGPYQFPEKLIPLMILNALDGKPLPVYGDGLNIRDWLYVEDHCRAIQTVLDRGQPGEVYNIGGNSERTNLDVVHTICDIVDRLRPGLKHAPCRSLITRVKDRPGHDRRYAIDASKIKTQLGWEPQETFATGIEHTVRWYLENPTWVERVTSGKYQRERLGLAVS